A DNA window from Helianthus annuus cultivar XRQ/B chromosome 15, HanXRQr2.0-SUNRISE, whole genome shotgun sequence contains the following coding sequences:
- the LOC110913991 gene encoding uncharacterized protein LOC110913991: MADVCPQRKQPQQPQQPQQQQQQQQQQAQQPARGRAFLLTTAQAQNANDVITVDAPYALAGSTTASVYDQDFRLIFYTRDSFLHHDRHHQFSQFHGRDDEDAPAHINRITRLCSTFSIEGVNLDARYLQVFPFSLIGRAAVWFDSQPAGTFNTWAGLRDAFLAKYFLPAKASRLRDQIHSFRMEPDEPYHLAWERFQTLISRCSQHGLSDWALVEKFYNGLTPEIRARFDTSSGGQLMGKKTVAECNDLFESFAHSDMDYITTSRTSIPVRTTSAGRGVNQVSLDPSVATAVEDLRKEMRQELNEIKKKVDRCEVCRGGHDTIDCPTITLEQVEYIAGQSRGPTNPFNNSNSGWRGSSNSSGYRSSGNPPGFPSGQYQSRGPDIYTS, encoded by the exons ATGGCAGATGTCTGTCCTCAACGAAAACAACCACAGCAACCACAGCAAccacagcaacaacagcagcagcagcaacaacaggctCAACAACCCGCTCGAGGCCGAGCCTTTCTTCTCACTACTGCTCAAGCTCAAAACGCGAATGAtgtcattactg TTGATGCCCCATACGCGCTCGCAGGGTCCACCACCGCTTCCGTTTACGATCAAGACTTCCGTCTCATCTTCTACACTCGAG ATTCCTTCTTACATCATGACCGCCATCACCAATTCAGTCAATTCCATGGTCGTGACGACGAGGATGCCCCCGCTCATATCAATCGCATCACTCGTCTCTGCAGCACCTTCTCCATTGAGGGTGTCAATCTTGATGCTAGATATCTTCAGGTTTTTCCGTTCTCACTCATTGGACGCGCAGCCGTCTGGTTCGATTCCCAGCCCGCTGGCACCTTCAATACTTGGGCAGGTCTTCGCGATGCATTCTTAGCCAAGTATTTTCTGCCAGCCAAGGCATCTCGCCTTCGTGACCAGATTCACTCGTTTCGCATGGAGCCGGATGAGCCGTATCACTTAGCTTGGGAGCGTTTTCAGACCCTGATATCCCGTTGTTCTCAGCATGGTCTATCCGATTGGGCGTTAGTCGAGAAATTCTACAATGGTCTTACTCCTGAGATTAGAGCTCGTTTCGATACTTCATCAGGAGGTCAGCTTATGGGAAAGAAGACGGTGGCTGAGTGTAATGATTTGTTTGAGAGCTTTGCCCACTCCGATATGGACTACATCACTACCAGCAGGACTTCCATTCCTGTACGTACCACCTCGGCCGGTCGAGGGGTAAACCAAGTTAGCTTGGATCCATCGGTAGCTACTGCAGTCGAGGATTTGAGGAAGGAGATGAGGCAAGAGTTAAACGAGATAAAGAAGAAAGTGGATAGGTGTGAGGTTTGTCGAGGAGGTCATGACACTATCGATTGTCCTACCATTACTCTTGAGCAGGTGGAGTACATAGCCGGTCAATCTAGGGGTCCCACGAATCCGTTCAATAATTCAAATTCCGGCTGGCGCGGTAGTAGCAATTCGAGTGGTTATCGTTCGTCTGGAAATCCTCCTGGATTTCCATCTGGTCAGTATCAGAGTAGAGGGCCCGACATTTACACGAGTTAG